The genomic stretch AAGAAACGAAAAGGAACCATTTATAAACAAGTAGGTTGATGCCTTACACTTCCAGAGACCCATTTCCTGACAGCACAGCAAGATAGCCCATCCGATGCTTGCTTTTGGAATCACGTTCATTAAGAGGACGCCATTTCACATCCCAGGCAACCTTTCCATGGTGAGCCAGGCATAATACAATTCGTGGCAATGCTACATCTGTCGGAACTGAACACCTGGTCAAGCCAGTTTCAGAGTAACCATTATTTTGAACATTTTTGCTTGTTTGAGGATCATGTCCAGAATTCTGCTGTGTGTGATGATCTGAAACAGGTGGTCCCTTCTCCCCATCTTGATTCAACGGCGGTGGGGATGTACAACTATTAAGAGGATCCTGTCCAGAATTCTGATGTGTATGATGATCAACAAGTGGTCCTTTCTCCCCATCTTGATTCAACAACCGTGGACATGTATAACTGTTATGAGGATCCTGTCCATAATTCTGCTGTGTATGATGATCTGAAACAAATGATCCTTTCTCCCCATCTTGATTTGACAACGGTGGACATGCATAACTGTTTCTACTCCCTGCACTTTCCATATTATCCAATTTTCTCCTCTGAACATGTGATTTGCAAGCTGGATCAGATGCAGATGCTGCATGTTTGTAACTCTTTCGTTTTTTACCATGATCTTCTGGTACAACATGCACATGAGTATTTGCAGGAACACAATCCATAGAAGGCAACTCTAGTGATCCCTCTGGATATTCGATGGCAAGAACCTCAACATAATCATTGCTCTCATCCAAGTTGTCAACATAATCTTCTACTGCATACTTTTTAGGTCTTCCTCTAGGCCTCTTTGGTCGAGTTGATTTTTCTTCTGTGGCCTCTTTGTCAGCAGTTTCTTCAATTGGCttctttctaggtcttcctctagGCCTCTTTGGTTCAGTTGATTTTTCTTCTATTGGCTTCTTTCTAGGCCTCCCTAAAGGCTTCTTTGGTTCAGTTGAATTTTCTTGTCTGGCTCCACTGTTCTTACGGCCCTGCTTTTGCTTTTCTGCTATTGAATGTTCGTCTTCCTTATTTACACCAGAATTTAAAAGACACCATATCTGAATGGCACCTCTCCCAGTCAGTGGCTCGCCTAATTTGTGATAAGAAGATCCAGGAGGATGAGCAGCTACGGCAATAAACTGCAAAGTACGGCGATGATAACGTTGTCATAAAATAGAAGACGAGAATAACATGATAAAAGTTCACTAACTTGTATAAACCTCACCAATTTTACAGATGATGCTGACAATAACACAAGGAGTAGCATAAATATTTGAAATCTAGTTGTATCTTTTCACAAAAAGGAAAACGAATTATCACTATGGTCCAACATCAAAGTTAGACAACTATTGCCAAATGTATGTGTATGTGCAAATTTACTAGCAtgattaataaaataatgttaATTTAATGACGTAAACATAAGAAACTGAACCCAAGAAAGcaagaagaagatggaaaaCCATACTAAGAATCACCTAAAAGGAGACTTCTCGTCCATTTGAGAGAAAACTAGCCAAGGGAAGTTTCTTACTTTGCTCAAAACTAATATTTCAGAGTTCACCATTTAAGGCCCTTAACATTATCAAGGAATCTGTTGAAGTAGCTAACCACTAATGATCAAGAATGTTAACGTCAAATATTACAAAAATAACTTCGTAAATAGCAAAAGTTATCATATCACATTTCCTTCTATGAGAAGTAGCGAAAGTTGTAGACCCTTAAATTAATAGCCTTTGACAAGAATGAAAGAAGGAAGGGCCTCAAAAAGATCATGTACCTCGCATTTTGGATGACCATCGCTACTTTGATGAACTCTAGGACACCAATCTAACGCCCAAACAGGCCCTCCAACATACATCACAAAGTCTTGGCTGCAAAAATGTATAAAGGACATTTGGAGATGTATATCAGTGCTTGTTTAGGTGGCAGCGAAAATCCAATATACAAGACTAACATCAAgtttacatttgaattttttggtcAACAAAAGCAACAATCTCCGAGAAATTTGAAAAGTAGAATAGCGAATGAAACGCAAAAACACAAGCACGAAACAACTAAATCATCACAAAATGCTTCATTGCTAATGCCAATTCATGTACCTCAACTCCGGAGATTGTGCGACCCCAGAAAGTGCCTCGTTCTGCATTAACATGTAAACCGCAAATTAGATCAAATGCCAACTTTGTTTCCTCATATGAGAATGAGAGACATCACTACAGCTGATCCTTTGCAAAACTATTACAGGCAAACCGACCATAAATTCGAATTCGAATATATAACCTTAGGAACTGTTGCAGAAGAAAATTGCCGCAAGTTTATACCGCCGACGACATCCTCCCCCTCAGGACTTCCAACTCCACAAGCAAATCGAACATCTCGAGGTTCATACTTAAAATCTGCCCATTCCCTTCAACAAAAACGTTTCTTTACAATGAACAAACGAGAAAAAAACGTTTCTTTACAAAATTAAGCAACAAAAACACTACGAATAGATAGGGATTTAATTTGTTACTACCTTAGAAAAGTAATTGAGGACGATAAGCGTTGAATGTCGCCGTCTTCGACGCCGCGATCCTCCTCCGCCTCGCCGCAGAGCTTGGCAATGGTGTCCATAACTCCGAAGTGATTCTCCACCGAGTCGTCGAACATCGAAACGCTAACCCTAGGCCCATTCCTCGAGCCTTCTTCCCCAATTCGAACTGGCTCCGCCTCAATTCGAACTCCCTCCGGCTCAACTCCAACAGGCTCTGGCTCAATCCGAACAGACTCCGGCTCGATTGGAACTGGCTCCGGCTCTGGGTTCTGCTGATTGGATGTTGTTGCTGGTTGGGATTTTCGCTTGGTCTTGGTTGTTTTCCCGCGTTTTGGAGCCAATAGGACCGCGAGTGGAGGTTCGACTTCCACTTCCTCCTCCACCGCATTATTCATGCCTCGCCGCCGAGTTTACGAATTCGAATATTctgctttttcttttctcttggtTTGGAGTGTAGGCTTCGAACCCTCGCACTGGTAGTCGTCGATTGTTAACGCGACGCCGGACTCTCCATCCACGTATGCCtcttcttttaaaaattaattggaATTGGATTCCATCCGAATCTACTTTGCGGGATTGATCTCcatattttaatcatttatcgtatattgtagtaaaaaatcatttgacgtttttatttaaaattaaacacaaatagtatttgaccgcacgatgtacgataaacagctAAGATGTGAAGATTCTTAGGATTCACACAAAGTGAATCCAAATAAAATCCTCTTTCAAATTAATTCCACAGATGAGTCCCACCACtgacacaataaaaaaaatttaaatacaatTAAATCATGATCCTCACATCTTAATCATTCAtaatatatcgtgcggtcataaatcatttaactttttttaaattaaattaaacacaaatagtatctcATGAAAACTGACCACATAATGTATGATAAATGATTAGAATGTGGAGATTTCTATGATTCTCACAAAATAAATCCGAAAAAGATCCTCTTTCAAATTAATTCCACAAAATCACAGATGAGTCCCTCCACTAAcacaataaaaatttgaaaaatacaatTAAACCAAGACCATCTCATGGGAGTATGTCTTGTAAGAAAGGTTTCTTGACCTTTGCGTGTTTTGAGAATTGAACCGGAAACGAAACGGGTTGGGAGTAGTTTGCCAATTGCAAGTCGTCATTTACCATAATAGTAGAAATGTGTTGAATCTTTGCATGATAACGTGATTTCAATCTCATGCGTGATTAATCtaatatttaatctaacaaaaatataaagttgaaaaaaataataaaaataaaaataaaagtattttgCCAATTTCTGGATAGcttcaaatttgggttttcaaGTCACTGTTTGACTCATATTTctgatttttaataatttaatgagGAATATATCAAGTCATCAGTCACACCTTTGCTTTCATTATCTAGAATCTAATTATGTGTTTTGTTATCTTTCCTTTCTAGGCCGTCGGACTTGAAAGTTGAAATTATGAGACTATTCACTatgctatttttatttttttcttgaacGGAAATGAGTTCGGAATGAGTTAATCATAATAAGTTTGTTTGAATTCGTCTTTAACGAGCTGAAATCTCATTTTGATTAGACCATATTACTTTAGTTTAGTTGTATTTCTTTTATCCGAATTTCTACTCTTTGATAATTTGATTGACAGAGAAAAGTGAATGATTTTTGCATACATTTTTTCTTTCACCTTTTATCAATCCGTTAATTTTAGTCTTTGAGTCAATGGCTAGAAAAATGATAAGATTTTGCAAAAAGTGAGAGAACGTGTGctgaaattatttttcaaacatTCTTAATGTAACTAAACCACGTAAGATTGTCGTGTTCTTATTTGCCACTCTCGTGCAAGGCGGCTAGACACTTGATTGTTTTTTTGCGAATTAACACGATGATACATTTAGTATTGTTacccaagaaaataaaaaagagaacatTCTTTTCACTTTTGAATTACAATTTCTGAAGTTATGCAAAGTCTACAACAAACAAAAATCGAGGCTCAAGACCACCCAATAAGTCATATATTTGCTTGCCTATGAAGTATTCTGAGATCCCGCATTTGTTTTTGGTATCCCTTCCTTCGAATCAAAGTACTTTTGGATATCTTGCAATCCTCCCAAGTCCCATCCGGATTCCAAATTTCCCAATATATTTAAagttcttcttccttcttgtttGGTAACTAACTGCTAGAAAAACCCCACCAGTTACTCCTAGCTTCCTCCTCTTGGCT from Pyrus communis chromosome 7, drPyrComm1.1, whole genome shotgun sequence encodes the following:
- the LOC137739488 gene encoding uncharacterized protein isoform X3, which gives rise to MNNAVEEEVEVEPPLAVLLAPKRGKTTKTKRKSQPATTSNQQNPEPEPVPIEPESVRIEPEPVGVEPEGVRIEAEPVRIGEEGSRNGPRVSVSMFDDSVENHFGVMDTIAKLCGEAEEDRGVEDGDIQRLSSSITFLREWADFKYEPRDVRFACGVGSPEGEDVVGGINLRQFSSATVPKNEALSGVAQSPELSQDFVMYVGGPVWALDWCPRVHQSSDGHPKCEFIAVAAHPPGSSYHKLGEPLTGRGAIQIWCLLNSGVNKEDEHSIAEKQKQGRKNSGARQENSTEPKKPLGRPRKKPIEEKSTEPKRPRGRPRKKPIEETADKEATEEKSTRPKRPRGRPKKYAVEDYVDNLDESNDYVEVLAIEYPEGSLELPSMDCVPANTHVHVVPEDHGKKRKSYKHAASASDPACKSHVQRRKLDNMESAGSRNSYACPPLSNQDGEKGSFVSDHHTQQNYGQDPHNSYTCPRLLNQDGEKGPLVDHHTHQNSGQDPLNSCTSPPPLNQDGEKGPPVSDHHTQQNSGHDPQTSKNVQNNGYSETGLTRCSVPTDVALPRIVLCLAHHGKVAWDVKWRPLNERDSKSKHRMGYLAVLSGNGSLEVWDVPLPHAIEVIYSSSCGEGTDPRFVKLAPVFRCSMLKCGGENSIPLTVEWSPSPPYDYLLVGCHDGTVALWKFSASNASQADTRPLLCFSADTNPIRALAWAPAESNSEGAHLIATGGHGGLKFWDLRDPFRPLWDLDHLPRFIYSLNWLPDPRCVLLSFDDGTMKAISLVKAASDDPVTGRVGTKQPGLHNLSCLPFAIWSVHASRLTGMVAYCGADGTVLRFQLTTKSLEKDPRRNRAPHFLCVSLTMEESAVTINTPVSNSPFPLKVARNNAESNKVKTTNDKMAKDNTSEDQSLGIELEAGGEMAPLKSKKTQKSKSSMKKPDDDRALVCIDEEPTTTQEEETGAASLESKKPKKSTSSKKNADDDQALVCMDEEPTNREEETVKEPEVFPDKTVAMHRVRWNMNNGSERWLCYGGAAGIIRCQEIVLSDVDRAWAAKR
- the LOC137739488 gene encoding uncharacterized protein isoform X1; protein product: MNNAVEEEVEVEPPLAVLLAPKRGKTTKTKRKSQPATTSNQQNPEPEPVPIEPESVRIEPEPVGVEPEGVRIEAEPVRIGEEGSRNGPRVSVSMFDDSVENHFGVMDTIAKLCGEAEEDRGVEDGDIQRLSSSITFLREWADFKYEPRDVRFACGVGSPEGEDVVGGINLRQFSSATVPKNEALSGVAQSPELSQDFVMYVGGPVWALDWCPRVHQSSDGHPKCEFIAVAAHPPGSSYHKLGEPLTGRGAIQIWCLLNSGVNKEDEHSIAEKQKQGRKNSGARQENSTEPKKPLGRPRKKPIEEKSTEPKRPRGRPRKKPIEETADKEATEEKSTRPKRPRGRPKKYAVEDYVDNLDESNDYVEVLAIEYPEGSLELPSMDCVPANTHVHVVPEDHGKKRKSYKHAASASDPACKSHVQRRKLDNMESAGSRNSYACPPLSNQDGEKGSFVSDHHTQQNYGQDPHNSYTCPRLLNQDGEKGPLVDHHTHQNSGQDPLNSCTSPPPLNQDGEKGPPVSDHHTQQNSGHDPQTSKNVQNNGYSETGLTRCSVPTDVALPRIVLCLAHHGKVAWDVKWRPLNERDSKSKHRMGYLAVLSGNGSLEVWDVPLPHAIEVIYSSSCGEGTDPRFVKLAPVFRCSMLKCGGENSIPLTVEWSPSPPYDYLLVGCHDGTVALWKFSASNASQADTRPLLCFSADTNPIRALAWAPAESNSEGAHLIATGGHGGLKFWDLRDPFRPLWDLDHLPRFIYSLNWLPDPRCVLLSFDDGTMKAISLVKAASDDPVTGRVGTKQPGLHNLSCLPFAIWSVHASRLTGMVAYCGADGTVLRFQLTTKSLEKDPRRNRAPHFLCVSLTMEESAVTINTPVSNSPFPLKVARNNAESNKVKTTNDKMAKDNTSEDQSLALCYGDDPGIELEAGGEMAPLKSKKTQKSKSSMKKPDDDRALVCIDEEPTTTQEEETGAASLESKKPKKSTSSKKNADDDQALVCMDEEPTNREEETVKEPEVFPDKTVAMHRVRWNMNNGSERWLCYGGAAGIIRCQEIVLSDVDRAWAAKR
- the LOC137739488 gene encoding uncharacterized protein isoform X2, which produces MNNAVEEEVEVEPPLAVLLAPKRGKTTKTKRKSQPATTSNQQNPEPEPVPIEPESVRIEPEPVGVEPEGVRIEAEPVRIGEEGSRNGPRVSVSMFDDSVENHFGVMDTIAKLCGEAEEDRGVEDGDIQRLSSSITFLREWADFKYEPRDVRFACGVGSPEGEDVVGGINLRQFSSATVPKNEALSGVAQSPELSQDFVMYVGGPVWALDWCPRVHQSSDGHPKCEFIAVAAHPPGSSYHKLGEPLTGRGAIQIWCLLNSGVNKEDEHSIAEKQKQGRKNSGARQENSTEPKKPLGRPRKKPIEEKSTEPKRPRGRPRKKPIEETADKEATEEKSTRPKRPRGRPKKYAVEDYVDNLDESNDYVEVLAIEYPEGSLELPSMDCVPANTHVHVVPEDHGKKRKSYKHAASASDPACKSHVQRRKLDNMESAGSRNSYACPPLSNQDGEKGSFVSDHHTQQNYGQDPHNSYTCPRLLNQDGEKGPLVDHHTHQNSGQDPLNSCTSPPPLNQDGEKGPPVSDHHTQQNSGHDPQTSKNVQNNGYSETGLTRCSVPTDVALPRIVLCLAHHGKVAWDVKWRPLNERDSKSKHRMGYLAVLSGNGSLEVWDVPLPHAIEVIYSSSCGEGTDPRFVKLAPVFRCSMLKCGGENSIPLTVEWSPSPPYDYLLVGCHDGTVALWKFSASNASQDTRPLLCFSADTNPIRALAWAPAESNSEGAHLIATGGHGGLKFWDLRDPFRPLWDLDHLPRFIYSLNWLPDPRCVLLSFDDGTMKAISLVKAASDDPVTGRVGTKQPGLHNLSCLPFAIWSVHASRLTGMVAYCGADGTVLRFQLTTKSLEKDPRRNRAPHFLCVSLTMEESAVTINTPVSNSPFPLKVARNNAESNKVKTTNDKMAKDNTSEDQSLALCYGDDPGIELEAGGEMAPLKSKKTQKSKSSMKKPDDDRALVCIDEEPTTTQEEETGAASLESKKPKKSTSSKKNADDDQALVCMDEEPTNREEETVKEPEVFPDKTVAMHRVRWNMNNGSERWLCYGGAAGIIRCQEIVLSDVDRAWAAKR